TCAGGCCCTTGTCCAGGAAGTAGTTGAACTGGGCCAGTTGCATCGTCTGATACGGCTGGTCGCTCCTCGGCTTGATGTTCTGGAGCGTGCGACGGATCCCGCCGGCCTGCACGGCGCGGAGGAGGCCGGAGTCGATGACGCCGTCCTTCGCCATGCGGTGCAGCGTGAAGAGCGAGACCAGGTCGGCCTTCATCTCCTCCATCGAGTCGGCCCGGTCCTTGAGGGCCTCGTCGAGCGTCCGGCCGTCCTTGTCGCGGTCGACGCCCAGGTAGTGGCCGACCTCGTGCCAGAGCGTGCGCTGAAAGTTCCCCGCCGGGGCGAGGTCGTCGGCGAAGGGGTCGGCGACGGACGCCTTCCAGATCCGGAGGTCGGCGGCGAAGAGATCTGGGTTCTCCATCACGTTGCGACGCAGCAGGATCGTCCGACCGTACTTGCGGGAGAAGTTCGCGTCGTTGGGCAGGATGGTGGCCGTGTTCGTGCCGCGGGCCTGGCCGAAGTCGGCGACCACGTCGTAGACGCCCACGGAGATGTCCTCGCGCACGTGCTTGTGGTGGTCGTAAGGGAGGGCGTCCTCAACGGCCTGCAGGCCGCCGAGCTTCTTGCGCAGTTCGTCGGTCGCCGGCCGGTCGACCAGCAGCAGGCTGAAGCTGGGGAACGCCTTCACGCCGAAGAGGGCGTCGTCGTAGGTCTCGTACGCGCCGACCTGGAGGTTGAGCTTGCCGAACCGCCCGGCGACCCACGAGGCGTCGCCGCTCTCATAGTCGTTCGAGAGGAAGTCGCGGGCGCGGTTGCGGAGGTAGGCGGCGAAGTCGGCGTCGGTCGGCTCCATCTTCTCGGCGGCGTCGTTCAGGCGCTGGTAGACGCCGCGGAGTTCGGTCGCGTAGGCGACGGCGTAAGGGACGGCGTAGAACGACTTCAGGTCCGGCTGGCGGGACATCGTCTGCAGGTCCGCCTTGAGGCGGCTGTGAAGGACGGCGAGCGCCCCGTCGTTGAGCGTCCTGAGGTCGCGTTCCAGGGTCTCGGGAGCCGTCCGCCGCACGACCGACCGCTCGGCCAGGATCATCCCCCGGCGCTCCGGGTGGGCGGCCAGGAAGGCGTTCACCTGCTCGGCCGTCGCGTCGACGGGGTAGACGTTCCGCGCGGGGACCTGAGAGGCGACGGGCAGGAAGGCCTCGCGGCCGTTGGCGAGCGTCGTGGCGATCGGGCCCTGGAAGAGCCGGTAGAGGTCCAGGAGGTCCCGAGTCCGCTTGGGGTTCCCCAGCCGGCGGTTGAGCGCGATCAGGTTCTCGTGCGACTTGAGGGCCTGATGGTGGCGGGCGTCCTCGTAGAGCCGCTGCATGATCGCCCCGGCCTCGAGCAGCGAGTCCACGGCCTCCCTCTCGTTGATGTCCAGCCCGGTGAGATCGGGCGCCAGGCGGACGACCTGCGTCTTCGACAGGATCTCGTCCACCTTCGAGGCGGGCCAGTAGCCCTGGGGAAGGTCGACCGGGTCGTCGGCCGCGGAGGCGAGGGTTGGGAGAAGCACAAGGGCGAGAGAGAGGGAGAGGGCGGATTTCATGGCGTTGATCGCTCGCGAACCGAATAGCGGGACGTCCTACAGGTCCGCTCATTGGAACCCGTCGAACGCGGCCGACTCAAATGAAATCCCAACCAGGCGCCGGACGATTCGCCGCAGCTTGCCTTGTCGGATCGGCATCGAGCTTGCTACATAGAGGGATCGGCCGCCGTAGCGCCGAAGGGCGGCCGAGAGCAAGCGAAGGGCGGCGAGGAGGTCGGGGATGAGGCGTCCAAGGAACTGGGCGGGGATCTCGGCGATTTTATTCGCGACTTCGTGCGCCCTGCCGGCACTACGAGGCGGCGACGGCGGGTTGCTTCGCGGCTGGTTCACGCTGGCGTACGGCTGGTTCCCGATGTACTCCATGATCCCCTGGTCGGCCAACGTGCTGGCGCTCGGGGCCTGGATCTTCTTCGGGTTCGGGAGACACCGCGCGGCCCGAATGCTGGGCGTGCTCGCCGCGGGGGTCGCGGCGACGACGTGGACCCTTTACCGGCCGACCGACATTCTGGTCGCCTACTACCTCTGGCAGATGAGCCTCGTCGCGCTCGCCGCGGCGGCCTGGCTGGCGAGCCGGCGAAGAAAGTCTTCGCCGGCCCGCGCGAGGTTGGAAGAGACGGAAGAGATGCTGGCCCCGGTCGGGGTCAGTCCAGGAACGCCACGTTCCGCATAGCGGCGGCCTGGGTCTCCGTGTTCATGATCACGCGGTGCCAACCGTGAAGCGTGATCGTCCGGTGGTCGGGGTGGCTGATGCGTCCCCGGGCGTAGACTTCGGCGTCGCGGACCATCGTCCGCCATCCCCAGTTCTTGGCTTCGGGATTCTTGGTCAAGATCCGGTGATAGGTCGCGGCGTCGACCCCGTTAGGGTGGCGACGGCAGACGTGAACGGCCCGGCCGCCGGTCCGATAAAGGAACTCGCACCAGTGGGCCTTGCCGCCGCCGCGACGGATGGGCTCCTGGACGAGGACCAGCTTCGGATCGACGACGAGTCGCGGGGAGGGCAGGAAGAACCACTCCCCCTGGCGACGGTTGGCGGCGTTCTTGCGCCGGTTGCCGCGACGGGCGTCGAGCCCCGCGCGGGCCTGGGCGGCGCGGACCTCCGGGGGCTTCAGGGCTTCCTTGGCGGCCCGGACGGTCCCGACCGGGGCCGATTCCGGGATCGCGGCGACGAACCAGTGGCGCTCGTCGTGGCCGCAGAGGAACTTCTGCTTGCCTCGAAGCATCCGCACCATGAGCAAGAGGTGCCGATCCTTGGGCTGCACGTCCAGAACCTCAACCTCCGCCGGCCCTTCCTGCCGGCCGACGACCTGGAAGAACTCCCCGTCGCCGTCGTTCCGGATGTCGAGGACAATGCCGCCGTCGGACGCGATCGGCCGCCGTCCCCCCTCCTCCGCAGGCCTCAACCGGGCGCCGATCTTCGCGAACTTCTGTTCAAGCAAGCCGACGTCATACATGTCACGCCTCCTGTTGCGTCTCGTCGATTTGAACGACCAGACGCATCAGGAGGGCCGATGGTTCGCGGATTTGCGGTCCTGTTCGGCGGCCCTCAGGGCTTTTTTTTCACGGTCAGGCCCAGGGCGTCGATCGCCCGCCAGAGCGTGGAGATCCCCAGGTCCAGGCCGAGGCGGCGGCGGTGCTCCTCCAGGGTGGCGTCGGGGGCCTCGCGGACCGAGGCGCGGATGGCCTCGGCGTGCCCGGCCCACTTCGGCGCCGGGCCGTAGCGCTGGGCCCGCGGGGCTGTCTCGCCGGTCTCGCGTCGGCGCTGCTTCAGGCGGCGGACCCAGCTGGCGCTGACGCGGTACTTGGCCGCCACCTCGGCGGTCGCGAGTCCGGCGTCGCAGTCGGCGAGCACGCGCTCGCGCAGGTCGGCGGAATAGGCTCTCACGGCATGGCCCTCGGGAGTGGCGATACCGCGAGGCTACCCGATCCGTCAACAGGGCGCTATACCTTCAAGGAAATCGGTCTATTAGGGCAGTCCGACCGGCGGCATGTGCTTCACGAGCCACTTTTTCGTCCGATCGCGCGAACTGACGTCGTCGGGGCCGCCGGGGCGGAAGGCGTGCACTCCGCCCCCGATCCAATCGTCGTGGGCCCAGGCGTAGGGGGCGATCGGCTCGTGCTCGATATGCGCCCTGGCGAGTGCGTCGGCGAATGGTCCGGAATTCTGGGCCACGGGAACGAACGGGTCATGCTCGTTGCTAAAGATGATCGTCGGGGGCACCTTGGCGACGCCGGCGCTAAGCTTGGGGCCGACGAGCCCGTAGAAATCCGCGAATGCCTTCACGGATCCGATCGACGCGCGCTGGATGTAGGAAAGGGCGATGCCACCCCCGAGCGAGAAGCCAACCAATCCCAGGCGGGTGACGTCGGCGTCCGCGCGACGCGACAGGTGATCGATCGCGGCGACAAGTGCCGGGGAATGGGCGTCGATGTTGACGTCCTCGGGATTCGCGAAGCCGGACGGGAAGTACGTCGGGAGTGCAGCGAGGTAGCCCAGCTCGGCGATCTCGTCGGTAAAGTTCCGCAACTGGTCTCCGTAGGGATCGCGCAGGCCGAAGTTTCCATGGACCAAGACGACGACCGGGTACTTCCTGCCGTCGGCTGGCGCCGGAGCGATGTCGATGCCGAATGACGTCGTCGCGTCAACGCGGTATGTTTCGTGAATCATGGCGAGCACTCTCGAGGTTAGGTGAACGTCTCGGGGTTCTCTCGGATGAACTCTTCGAGTTTCTTTCGCGCGCCAAAACGCCGGAGTGGCCCGATGAGCCCGACGAGGAGGTTTTTGGGAAAGGGATAGGCCTGGTTCGCCCACGACCAAGCATCACATTCGTCCCGGTGGTCGACGATGAGGCCTTCTCGGAAAGCGAATCGCGACCGGATGTCGTTCACGACCGGCCTTCCGGTATCGGAGAACGTGTAGTCCGCCACCCAGTGGCCGGCTCCTTGGCGGTCATCGGCTGTCAAGGAGTCGAATGTCACCTGCACCTTGCGGCTCGATACGAGCCGCCACATCTGGCGGATCGATTCGCGGCCGTCGAGACTGAACGCGATATCCTGGAAGTGTGCGTCGTGGGCGTAACATAAGGCCGCAGCGTCCGGATTGCCGTCACAGAGCGCCGAATAGAGCCTCTCGATGAGTTGGACGTTCGGGTGCATGATTCGAATCCTTGGAGATCGATCCCAGACTCCGCGACCGATGAAGTTGGAGGTTGTGGTCCTGATTCGCGTCCATGACCTCGGGTCGACTTCAACCGGAAGATGGCGGATCGGTCGGGAGGAGTTCGCCCCCGGGCCCGTAGACGACCACATCGTAGGCGAACGGATCGAGCGGGTCGTCACGCTCGTCGACCCGGTCGAGCGTACGCAGGCCCGCGAGCCTGGACCAGTCCACGTCGCCCGGCGCCCGGCCCCGCCCGGGGCGAATCGGCGTGAACGCGGCGTCGCCGAGTCGGCCGTAGCCGGACAGCCGGTACGGGCCGGAGACGGGGTCGGAGGCCCGGGTCCGCGCGAGCAGCGAGACTCCCATCTTCGGGGCCCGGAACCGGCCCTGCCGATCGAGGCGGTCGACTTTCAGGCAGGCCCGCACGTCGTTGCCGTTGGGCGCTAGATCCGGCAAGTCGCCCGGCGTTGGGGGCAGGTCTCTTCGGAATATCATGATGAGGATCTCGAAGTCGGCCGACAGCCCCTCCGGCACCGGGAACTTCTGGAGGAAGACGTTATCGGCGGGATCGCCGACGGGTTTCCAGTCGCCCAAGGGCGGCGGGCCGACCTTCAACTTTCGAGGTCCATCGGGCACGTCCTTGGGGTCCTCTCCGGCGTTGAGGTAGAGGAGGAACGGAATCGCTACGGGGACAGGTCCGGTGCCGTCTGGGTTTTCGGCCGTCTGGACGTCGGGGATCCCTCCGGCCGCGGCGATCAGGGTCAGCTCGGACGGCTCGCCGGTGTAGACGCGCGCGGGGCCGGTGCTGGCCGCGTCGCGGCCGGAGGAGGATCGGAAGAGCTCGCTGCGGGTTGTGAGGACGGCGTAGACCCGACGGTCGCCGTCCTCGTTGACGGGGAGGAACCGGGTCGAGTCGATGACCTGGGTAAGCCGGAAGGCACGCTCGCAGAAGCGCCCTCGGCCGGCGAGGACCGGCTGGCCGAGCGCCTGGAGGCGTACCGCCTCCTCGACGCCGGGCTTGGCCCGGGGTCTCCGCAGGCTGGTCCTCACGGCCGGCCCGAGCGCTGCCCCAACGCGTCGGAGCGACCAGGTGGTGCGCGTCTGCTCGCCGGGGCGGGCGGCCCAGGCGACGACATCGAGGAGAGGGAGGAGCAGCGAGACCGTGTCGGGCTCCGGCGCGATGGCGGGATCGGGCCGCCGAGCGAGGGCTCCGGGGTCGGCGCGCGGATAGGAACGGCCCTCCGATTGGGCGGCGAAGCGAACCTCGTCCAACGCGCTGTATGCCAGGGGCTGCGTCGGGTCGATCCGCGCGGCGCGGAGCCTGCCGGCCCCGGAGGGGCCGTCGGCGGGGGTGGGAGCTAGGCGGAATCGGGTCGCGGCGACCCCCTTGACCGGCCGGTCGACCGGGTGTGGGCCGACCGGCCTCGCGCCGAAGACCGTCAGCGAGAGACCCGGGTCGCCCACGAGATCGCCGCCGACGGCCCCCGGGGAGACGCAGCGCGGCTCGGGGATTGGTCGGGCCTCGCCCCCGTCCTCGACCTCCCAGGGCCAGGCGGCGCGCAGGTCCTCGCGGGCGGACTGGAACGACCGCGGCAGGAGTAGAAGGCGGCTGGCCTCGACGAAGAGGAACAGGGCATCGCGGCGGCGGCGCGCGGCCCGGAGATCGCTCGCCCAGGCGACCGGGTCGGCGCCGATGGGCAGCTGCACCCGCTCCAGTCGTCGGAATCGGCCGCCCTCGAAGACGACGAGCTGGACGTCCTGGAACAGGGCCGAGCCGCGGGAGGGACCCGCCGTCGCGGGCGCCCCGGACTCCACGACGAAGGGGAACTCGGCCAGGGTCGGGCCGTCCAACCGAGCGACCGATAGTGACTCCGGGCCTCCCGGCCGGTGCTTGTTCGCCACCGTTGCGGCGGCCAATTGCGGCTGGAGGCGACGGCGGGAGATCGGGCCGAGCGATCGGAGATCCTCGGCCCCCTCCGGGAGGTGACTCGGCCGGGCCGTCAGACGGAGCCAGGCGAGATCGCCCAGGTCGTGCGTCGAGTCCAGGCCGACGTTGGTGTTGTTGAGGATCGGCGAGACGGGCCCGGTCGGCGGCTGGGCCAGGTCGTCGATGGCCAGACCCGGCGTGCGCCTCGGGATCAGGAGCCCGTGCAGGAACCGCTCATCCAGCCAGGCGGCCTCGGCCGCCCGGTCGAAGTAGGACACCGAGTCGTCCGCATCGGCCCGGGAATCGACGGGCGGCTCGGCGACCTCGACGGGCAACGATTCGGGCGGCGGCTGGATCGGCTGGGCCCCGCTGGTGTCGGCCGCGAGGGTCAGGGCGTCCAGTGCTGCTCCGGCGGCGGTGGGGACCTTAAGCACCACCTTGAGCCCTGGGGCGAACGGGTCGCGCTGGAGCACGGTCGGGAGGCGGACCGTCCGCGGGGCCCCGCGCTGCATCCGGCCGACCTCGCGCGGTCGCAGGAGGATGCTGAGGCGGTCGTTGCTCACGGAGGCGGCGCCGCCGGGCTCGCGGTCGGCGCGGTCCACCCACTGAAGCCAGTGGACGGCCCCGGCGTCGATCACGAGGTCGTCGTCCGCCGGGCGGGTCACACCGTAGGCCGCGACGAAGTCGGCGGCCCGCATCAGACGGACAACCTGGGGCGTCTGCCAGACTCGCTCGGGGCCGCGCGGGAATCGATACGTGTGCTCGACCACCGCGCCGAGGGAGAGCGGCCGGGGCGGCCCGGCGCCGCGGAAGAGGGACTCGAGTGGGACGCGGGCTCGATCGAACAACAGGTCGGCCCGATGCGTGCATCGCGCGCCGGGAACGCTTGGGTCCTCATATTCGATCGCGTCCTGGGCCGTGAGCCGGCCGCTGACCTCGATGGAGAGTCCGGCGGTGCCCGCCCGGAGCACGCCTTCCAGCCGAGTGGGCGGGGCGACGCCGTCCAGGAGCAACTGGATGTGTTTGTCGTCGATCGGCAGGGGGGCGATGGAGCGGACCGAGGCGCCGCGGGTGTCGAGCCGCTCCCTCTGGAAGACCGTGTCCTCGCCCGAAAAATTGCTCGCCAGCAGGACCTTGTACAGGGTGGCGGCCCCGTCGCGGTCGAGCACGGCGAACTGTGTCCGTTGAGTCGTCGAGTCGAAGCCCAGGGGCACGAGCGCCGCCACGGCCGACCCGTGGTCGATGACGTGCTGGGCCTGCGCCTCGTGGATCGTGGCCGGGGGAGCGGTGAGGCCCGTGTCCGGCGGCGGCGGCCAGATTTTCAGCGTCCCCGACTCATCGGCCGAGACGATCCGGTCGTCGCCGGCGATGAGGGCCGCAACCGCGGAGATCGGCAGCGTCCCATGCTCCATCCGCTGGAATACCACCGGCAACTGTGTGAACGGGACGTCCCGTTTCCAGACCAGCAACGACCCGTCGCGGGCGCCCGAGATAACATGCCCGTCGTTTGTGACGGCGATGGCCGTGATCGCAGAGGCGCCCGGATCGGGCACGGGGGGGACGGTCGTGGTCGGGGAGAGGCCGGGGATATGCGGGTTAACCCGGCGGAGCAAGCGCGCGGAGCCGGGCCCAACATCCTCGGCCAGGAAGTTCACGTTCTGCTCCCAGACGTAGACGCCGGCGTCGGACCCGCCGTCGGCGGAGATCCTGGCCCACGCCACGACCTCGACCCCGCTGTTTGGCGGGAGGGCGCCGAGGGCCGAAACTCGCGAGTCCGCGACGGTCACGATTCCGAGCGGCCCCTCGATGGCCGATGTCGGGCTCGCCGGGAGCGGTCGGGGGGGGCCGTCGCTCGTCAGGTCCCAGGCCCGGACGTTCTCAGCATCGTCCACGGTGACGGCGATGTTCCTGCCGATCAGGCGGATCACCGTCATGGCCCGCGTCGTCACGCCCGCGACGAACGGCTTGGAGGAGGTGACATTCCGGGGAAGGCTCATGGAGACGAGTTGCCCCGGCTCCTGCGAGCGGGCGAAGACGATCTCGTCCTGGCTGGTCCCGACGAGGGTGGCATTGGCGAGGCGGACGTCCAACGCCGGCAACGGGCGGCCGTCGTCGCCCAGGGCGACCGCCTCCGTACCCCGATCCAGGGTATGGAAGGTGTCGTCCTGCGGGTCGAAGACCTGGATCGTCCGGTCAGCCGTCCGGCCGGCGAAGCTCAGGGGAATCTCGGCCGCGAAGACGGCGGGCAAAGGGACTGTGGCCGGGTCGCCGCCTGGCGTGAAGGTCACGGCGGCGAATCCCCGGAGCAGCGGCGTGGTCCGAAACCAGGATCGGTCGGCGACGTCGGGGGAGCGGAGCAGGGCTTTGATCGGGAACAGCAGATCGCGGGCGCCGATGCGGTGGGGTTCGACGCCCAGGACGCCGACGAGGTCCTGCGAGGTCCTTGAGAGCCGCAACTGCCACCGGGTCGGCTGCGTCGCGCCGTCCCCGTCCACCGGGGGTGCCGGGTCGCCGTTGGCCAACTCCCACCTCGGCCGGTCCGCCGTACCCTCCATCTCGGGTAAGTCGGACGACCAACGGAAGAGGTAGCCGTCCCACACCGGCGTCTGCTCGGTCGCGCCGGCGGCGCCAGGGGTGACGTGCAGGGCGACCTGATAGACGAGGCGGGCCCCGTCTCTCGCGCGCTCCACGGAGTCTTGCAGGCGGGCTCGGAGCACCGGCCCATCCGGGGCGGGATCGACGACGATGGAGCCGTCGCGATCGGCGGAGGCGCCGGGAACCAGGCGGAGGAGGCCGACCTCGTGGCGCACCGCGACTTCTCGGATCGCCAGGGCCAGGGAATCGCCCCCTGAGTCGAGGGTGACGTCGGCGACGACCCTCTCGACGCGAGGCTCGGACTCGGGGGCCTCCGGCGGTACCGGGAATCGCCAGTCGAGGTCCCCGGCGACCTCGGCCAGTTCCAACTCATCGGCTCCGGCGGTCGGCCGGAAGGTCAAGAGGACCGACCCGGCGGCGAAGCCCGGCGCGTGCAGGGGGTCGGCCGCGACGTCGGGCGGACGCGGCAGCAGCACGGCCCGGAGCACCGTCGTGCCGTCGGCCTCGAGGCTCGCCAACTGCAACGGGTAGAGCGGGAATCCCAGGAGGCTGGGCCAGGTCCCCCCTTCGGTCCAGGACCAGCGCTCCAGGCCGAGTTCATCCGGCTCGGGGGCCCTCCCAACGGTCACGCCGACGAGGTCGAGCGTGTGGACGGCCTGCGCCGCCCGGAGCGTCAGCGATGCGGTTCGGCGCACGATCGGGTCGGTCGCGCCGGGAGGCCAGGCGAGCTGGTCGCGCCCGGTCGGCTCGGCGCGCACGAGGCCATCGCCGTCCAGGGCCACCACCGCGCCGAGCGTTGGGCTCCAGCGGGTGAGCATCGGCTGGCCGTTGTGGATGATCGCCTCCTCTCCGGCCTGCGCCGCCGTGACCGGCGTGAGGGCCAGGGCGGCGAAATCGGGCCTCGGACCGTCGTTGAAAGTGGACGACAGGTCGGCCGAGAGTTCGGCCACGCCGGAGCCGCGATCGAAAGTGATCGGGGCCGACGTTGAGGCGCCGAGGCGGAAAGTGAGGCGAGGATTCGCGGTCTCCAGGCCCGCGGTCACGGCGTCGTGGATGGGGGCCGCCCCGATCGGGAGCCAGCCGGAGGCCCCGGCCGCTTCGGCAGTGCCGATGGTGAAGGCGGCGGCCCCCTCGACGCGAGCCAGGTCTGGGCCCCGGCCGCCGGGGTTGACGACCGCCGGGCCGTCGTCGGCCTCCCGGGCCTCGGCGTAGGCCTCGTCGAGCGCCGGGACCGCGTGGCGGTAGGCCCAGTCGGTCGGCCGTGTGGCAATGTCGGCCTCCAGCCCCGGCAGCGTCGGCAGGAACACGCGGACCTCGCGGGCCGGCGTCCAGCCGTCGTCCTCCCCGCGCGGGAAGTCGGGGGGAGCCACGTCGTCGTCGAGCAGGCGCGGCAGGGCCCGTGCCGGAAAGCCGACGGGGACGAACCGCGGCCCTGAGGCGCCGATCGGCTCCGCGCGGACGAACGGGATGAGGCCGCGATTCGAGTCGAGATAGGCGTCGCGATCGGAAGGGGGCGTCAGGGGATAATTGGTGACCAGGGGTAGCGATGGCCGTTGCCAGGCCACGAGCCGATCGGCCGGGAAGCCGAACCGGAACCGCCGCTGTGCTGCGTCCCAGGAGATCTCGGCGTAGAGCCGGCGTGCGTTGGCGATATTGAGGTCCCCGAGCGTTTCGGGGGGCGGCGTGACGAACGTGGCCGGCTGCAAGACCTCATCGAGTCGCGCCTCGAGCCTCTGGGCGCGGGCCTCGCGCTGCTCGTCGCTCTCCTGGTCGAGATCGAGGGCGTCCGCCTGGGTCGCCTCGGGCAGGGCGGCCGCGGTCAACGAAGGAACCGCGTCGCGGGGGGCGTCGGGGCCCGGTCCGGTGCGAGGCGCGAACCAGACGCGCGGGGTCAGGACCGTCGTGCGTGCCCCGTGCAACTCCAGGCGGAGGCTCTCGGCGCCGTCGGGGGCGCGGTCCAGGGCGATGGCGATATGCCCGGCCGCGAGGGCCTCGGTGCGCACCTCGAGGCCAGCGACCGCCTCGTCGCCATCGTCGGGGTCGAGGGCCCGCAGGAGCGCCCCGCTGAGCGTGTCCAGCGGAAGGACGCCCGACACGTCGCGCTCGGGCAGCCCCGGCGTGGGGGCCGACACGGGCCGTTCGGCATCGAGCTGGAGCCAGCCGTCGCGCGTGCAGATCCAGTTGCGGACTGGCTCGCGCGGGGCG
This DNA window, taken from Paludisphaera rhizosphaerae, encodes the following:
- a CDS encoding NUDIX hydrolase, with amino-acid sequence MKSALSLSLALVLLPTLASAADDPVDLPQGYWPASKVDEILSKTQVVRLAPDLTGLDINEREAVDSLLEAGAIMQRLYEDARHHQALKSHENLIALNRRLGNPKRTRDLLDLYRLFQGPIATTLANGREAFLPVASQVPARNVYPVDATAEQVNAFLAAHPERRGMILAERSVVRRTAPETLERDLRTLNDGALAVLHSRLKADLQTMSRQPDLKSFYAVPYAVAYATELRGVYQRLNDAAEKMEPTDADFAAYLRNRARDFLSNDYESGDASWVAGRFGKLNLQVGAYETYDDALFGVKAFPSFSLLLVDRPATDELRKKLGGLQAVEDALPYDHHKHVREDISVGVYDVVADFGQARGTNTATILPNDANFSRKYGRTILLRRNVMENPDLFAADLRIWKASVADPFADDLAPAGNFQRTLWHEVGHYLGVDRDKDGRTLDEALKDRADSMEEMKADLVSLFTLHRMAKDGVIDSGLLRAVQAGGIRRTLQNIKPRSDQPYQTMQLAQFNYFLDKGLITADPSTARLTIDYGRYADVVESLLREVLAVQYAGDRDAADAFLTRWGAWTTGLHEKLAARIRDAQGPRYRLVRYGALGE
- a CDS encoding IS630 transposase-related protein, encoding MRAYSADLRERVLADCDAGLATAEVAAKYRVSASWVRRLKQRRRETGETAPRAQRYGPAPKWAGHAEAIRASVREAPDATLEEHRRRLGLDLGISTLWRAIDALGLTVKKKP
- a CDS encoding dienelactone hydrolase family protein; the encoded protein is MIHETYRVDATTSFGIDIAPAPADGRKYPVVVLVHGNFGLRDPYGDQLRNFTDEIAELGYLAALPTYFPSGFANPEDVNIDAHSPALVAAIDHLSRRADADVTRLGLVGFSLGGGIALSYIQRASIGSVKAFADFYGLVGPKLSAGVAKVPPTIIFSNEHDPFVPVAQNSGPFADALARAHIEHEPIAPYAWAHDDWIGGGVHAFRPGGPDDVSSRDRTKKWLVKHMPPVGLP
- a CDS encoding nuclear transport factor 2 family protein; this translates as MHPNVQLIERLYSALCDGNPDAAALCYAHDAHFQDIAFSLDGRESIRQMWRLVSSRKVQVTFDSLTADDRQGAGHWVADYTFSDTGRPVVNDIRSRFAFREGLIVDHRDECDAWSWANQAYPFPKNLLVGLIGPLRRFGARKKLEEFIRENPETFT
- a CDS encoding WD40 repeat domain-containing protein, whose protein sequence is MAETISLFLPLPRAWSTIHDPEARAEVVLERPAGAAFEALTLGTTLGDDLTVNPAAHQRRIARTTDARLTLILHRTGNSAESISLTASDLAIGPIALGRTRRAVGVDPELDVLLQGSFVVPTAGLAGGDLTDWIEPLWPTGDLSAVTHLRIEPDGLYLQGRLPGALFADAADRTVALRVPQLAGDLVDGPDADPRHRGRFWSLTSFQFPDLPTDSRVFVREHAKQFERFRLQTNGDATDPSAPRRSDTFVDNLAIAPPAECTVRIFRDGDALEWDARPPGVRLVIAAGRSDETTFFPRALTGRAERSGGAFARDSDRPVQFESGIFDPTKVPIRLEASNRGGSGQVDFRFPAESLVALSVPIVPPSPPGGPPPLPEQAGDLGPDAPREPVRNWICTRDGWLQLDAERPVSAPTPGLPERDVSGVLPLDTLSGALLRALDPDDGDEAVAGLEVRTEALAAGHIAIALDRAPDGAESLRLELHGARTTVLTPRVWFAPRTGPGPDAPRDAVPSLTAAALPEATQADALDLDQESDEQREARAQRLEARLDEVLQPATFVTPPPETLGDLNIANARRLYAEISWDAAQRRFRFGFPADRLVAWQRPSLPLVTNYPLTPPSDRDAYLDSNRGLIPFVRAEPIGASGPRFVPVGFPARALPRLLDDDVAPPDFPRGEDDGWTPAREVRVFLPTLPGLEADIATRPTDWAYRHAVPALDEAYAEAREADDGPAVVNPGGRGPDLARVEGAAAFTIGTAEAAGASGWLPIGAAPIHDAVTAGLETANPRLTFRLGASTSAPITFDRGSGVAELSADLSSTFNDGPRPDFAALALTPVTAAQAGEEAIIHNGQPMLTRWSPTLGAVVALDGDGLVRAEPTGRDQLAWPPGATDPIVRRTASLTLRAAQAVHTLDLVGVTVGRAPEPDELGLERWSWTEGGTWPSLLGFPLYPLQLASLEADGTTVLRAVLLPRPPDVAADPLHAPGFAAGSVLLTFRPTAGADELELAEVAGDLDWRFPVPPEAPESEPRVERVVADVTLDSGGDSLALAIREVAVRHEVGLLRLVPGASADRDGSIVVDPAPDGPVLRARLQDSVERARDGARLVYQVALHVTPGAAGATEQTPVWDGYLFRWSSDLPEMEGTADRPRWELANGDPAPPVDGDGATQPTRWQLRLSRTSQDLVGVLGVEPHRIGARDLLFPIKALLRSPDVADRSWFRTTPLLRGFAAVTFTPGGDPATVPLPAVFAAEIPLSFAGRTADRTIQVFDPQDDTFHTLDRGTEAVALGDDGRPLPALDVRLANATLVGTSQDEIVFARSQEPGQLVSMSLPRNVTSSKPFVAGVTTRAMTVIRLIGRNIAVTVDDAENVRAWDLTSDGPPRPLPASPTSAIEGPLGIVTVADSRVSALGALPPNSGVEVVAWARISADGGSDAGVYVWEQNVNFLAEDVGPGSARLLRRVNPHIPGLSPTTTVPPVPDPGASAITAIAVTNDGHVISGARDGSLLVWKRDVPFTQLPVVFQRMEHGTLPISAVAALIAGDDRIVSADESGTLKIWPPPPDTGLTAPPATIHEAQAQHVIDHGSAVAALVPLGFDSTTQRTQFAVLDRDGAATLYKVLLASNFSGEDTVFQRERLDTRGASVRSIAPLPIDDKHIQLLLDGVAPPTRLEGVLRAGTAGLSIEVSGRLTAQDAIEYEDPSVPGARCTHRADLLFDRARVPLESLFRGAGPPRPLSLGAVVEHTYRFPRGPERVWQTPQVVRLMRAADFVAAYGVTRPADDDLVIDAGAVHWLQWVDRADREPGGAASVSNDRLSILLRPREVGRMQRGAPRTVRLPTVLQRDPFAPGLKVVLKVPTAAGAALDALTLAADTSGAQPIQPPPESLPVEVAEPPVDSRADADDSVSYFDRAAEAAWLDERFLHGLLIPRRTPGLAIDDLAQPPTGPVSPILNNTNVGLDSTHDLGDLAWLRLTARPSHLPEGAEDLRSLGPISRRRLQPQLAAATVANKHRPGGPESLSVARLDGPTLAEFPFVVESGAPATAGPSRGSALFQDVQLVVFEGGRFRRLERVQLPIGADPVAWASDLRAARRRRDALFLFVEASRLLLLPRSFQSAREDLRAAWPWEVEDGGEARPIPEPRCVSPGAVGGDLVGDPGLSLTVFGARPVGPHPVDRPVKGVAATRFRLAPTPADGPSGAGRLRAARIDPTQPLAYSALDEVRFAAQSEGRSYPRADPGALARRPDPAIAPEPDTVSLLLPLLDVVAWAARPGEQTRTTWSLRRVGAALGPAVRTSLRRPRAKPGVEEAVRLQALGQPVLAGRGRFCERAFRLTQVIDSTRFLPVNEDGDRRVYAVLTTRSELFRSSSGRDAASTGPARVYTGEPSELTLIAAAGGIPDVQTAENPDGTGPVPVAIPFLLYLNAGEDPKDVPDGPRKLKVGPPPLGDWKPVGDPADNVFLQKFPVPEGLSADFEILIMIFRRDLPPTPGDLPDLAPNGNDVRACLKVDRLDRQGRFRAPKMGVSLLARTRASDPVSGPYRLSGYGRLGDAAFTPIRPGRGRAPGDVDWSRLAGLRTLDRVDERDDPLDPFAYDVVVYGPGGELLPTDPPSSG